A DNA window from Bacteroidota bacterium contains the following coding sequences:
- a CDS encoding OmpH family outer membrane protein, giving the protein MRYLLLGILLGGVGSTLAWAQQKIGYIDSEHILNRLPEYQDAQQRLERMAQEWQRELERMQRELEQLVRDYQAREVLYTEEMRRQKRQEIVDKERLLEQFREQKFGPQGELFQQQAQLLRPIQERILRALREVAEAQGYDFVFDKSGSLTFLYVRPQHDLSALVLERLGVNAASSAR; this is encoded by the coding sequence ATGCGATATCTGCTCCTTGGTATCCTCTTAGGGGGGGTGGGAAGCACCCTGGCATGGGCCCAACAGAAGATCGGGTATATCGACTCGGAGCATATCCTGAACAGACTGCCCGAATATCAGGACGCCCAGCAGCGGCTAGAGCGCATGGCGCAAGAATGGCAACGCGAGCTGGAGCGGATGCAACGCGAGCTGGAGCAGCTCGTGCGCGACTATCAGGCCCGAGAAGTGCTGTACACAGAAGAAATGCGGCGCCAAAAAAGGCAAGAAATTGTCGACAAAGAGCGCCTCTTGGAGCAGTTTCGCGAACAAAAATTCGGGCCCCAAGGGGAGCTTTTTCAGCAGCAGGCGCAGCTTCTGCGCCCCATTCAGGAACGCATCTTGCGTGCTTTGCGCGAGGTGGCCGAGGCCCAGGGATATGACTTCGTCTTTGATAAATCGGGGTCGCTTACGTTTCTCTACGTGCGCCCCCAGCACGATCTGAGCGCGCTCGTGCTTGAACGGCTGGGCGTAAACGCGGCCTCAAGCGCGCGCTGA
- a CDS encoding OmpH family outer membrane protein, with product MRRYAWILWGMMGMGQLAWAQQQGANPALPIGYTRVDFILSKMPEVAAVQKQLENLAQRHQAEYQQKLQDFDRQLQDYQRRQALMSPDARQRREQELAGLQTQLQQFAMEKSRELEQKEAELMQPILNRIQKAIEEVAKERRLALVFSTGIGPNPILLYADERHDITDAVLRRLGIN from the coding sequence ATGAGGCGATATGCGTGGATACTTTGGGGGATGATGGGGATGGGGCAGTTGGCCTGGGCCCAACAACAAGGTGCCAACCCCGCCCTACCCATCGGCTACACACGGGTGGACTTCATTCTATCGAAAATGCCCGAGGTGGCCGCCGTGCAAAAGCAGCTCGAGAACCTGGCCCAGCGTCATCAGGCCGAATATCAGCAGAAGCTGCAGGATTTTGATCGGCAGCTACAGGACTATCAACGGAGACAGGCTTTGATGTCTCCGGACGCCCGGCAGCGTCGCGAGCAGGAGCTGGCCGGCCTGCAGACGCAGCTGCAGCAGTTTGCCATGGAGAAAAGCCGGGAGCTGGAGCAAAAAGAGGCGGAGCTTATGCAGCCTATTCTAAACCGGATCCAGAAGGCCATCGAAGAGGTGGCTAAGGAACGCCGTCTTGCGTTGGTCTTCAGCACCGGGATCGGACCTAATCCGATTTTGCTGTACGCCGACGAACGGCATGATATCACCGATGCAGTTCTCCGGAGGCTAGGGATCAATTGA
- a CDS encoding isoprenyl transferase, giving the protein MAAKDPHAQSTPSAQDRAEQEALRLQGPLPRHVAIIMDGNGRWARKRGLPRVAGHRAAVAAVRDVVEACAELGIPYLTLYAFSTENWARPVSEVNALMELLVRTLRRETRTLRQHRIRLNAVGDLERLPSSCRDELLEAMERTRSGERMVLTLALSYGGRWEITEAVRRIAQEVAAGNLDPERITEAVVAQHLSTAGMPDPDLVIRTSNEFRVSNFLLWQIAYAEFYVTPCLWPDFRRVHLYEAIRSFQSRERRYGRTSEQVAAFLANGQPVV; this is encoded by the coding sequence ATGGCCGCTAAAGATCCCCATGCGCAGAGCACGCCCTCGGCCCAAGATCGCGCCGAGCAGGAAGCGCTTCGTCTGCAAGGGCCGCTTCCCCGGCACGTCGCCATCATCATGGACGGCAACGGCAGATGGGCGCGCAAACGCGGTCTGCCCCGCGTGGCCGGGCATCGGGCGGCCGTGGCCGCGGTTCGCGACGTCGTGGAAGCTTGCGCCGAGTTGGGGATACCGTATCTGACCCTATACGCCTTCTCCACCGAAAACTGGGCCCGCCCGGTCTCCGAGGTAAACGCGCTCATGGAGCTACTGGTGCGCACCCTCAGGCGCGAGACCCGTACGCTGCGACAGCATCGTATCCGACTTAACGCCGTTGGGGATTTGGAGCGTTTGCCCTCGTCCTGCCGCGATGAGCTGCTAGAGGCCATGGAACGCACCCGCTCCGGTGAGCGTATGGTGCTTACGCTGGCTCTAAGCTATGGTGGACGCTGGGAGATCACCGAGGCCGTGCGTCGCATCGCCCAAGAGGTGGCGGCCGGAAACCTAGATCCGGAGCGCATTACGGAGGCCGTTGTGGCCCAACATCTGAGTACGGCCGGTATGCCGGATCCGGACCTGGTGATCCGCACCAGCAACGAATTTCGGGTGTCGAACTTTCTCTTGTGGCAGATCGCCTACGCGGAGTTTTACGTCACCCCGTGCTTGTGGCCGGATTTCCGCCGAGTTCACCTGTACGAGGCCATTCGCAGTTTTCAAAGCCGGGAGCGCCGTTATGGCCGCACAAGCGAGCAAGTGGCCGCCTTTCTGGCCAACGGTCAGCCCGTAGTGTAA
- the gyrA gene encoding DNA gyrase subunit A, with protein sequence MLDNNSRERVIPISIEEEMKTAYIDYAMSVIVSRALPDVRDGLKPVQRRILYAMSELGLGHNRPYKKSARVVGEVLGKYHPHGDAAVYDTMVRMAQDFSMRYPLVDGQGNFGSLDGDAAAAMRYTEVRLTRLAEEMLRDIAKDTVDFSPNFDDSLQEPAVLPALPPNLLLNGASGIAVGMATNIPPHNLQEVVDGIIAYIDNRDIGNEELLRYIKGPDFPTGGIIYGYDGVREAYTTGKGKITVRARAQVETQRGGRAAIVVTEIPYLVNKAQLIEKIAQLVRDRKLDGIADIRDESDRDGLRVVFELKREADPTVVLNNLYKHTALQSTFGVILLALVGGKPKVLTLRDLIAHYVEHRHEVVLRRTRFELAEAEERAHLLEGLKIALRHLDAVIQTIRSAPDVPTAQERLMERFGLSERQARAILEMRLQRLTGLERQKIEQEYKETLQLIERLRAILEQEPLRMELIKEELRELRERYGDARRTEIVYTAEDFRVEDMIADEDVVVTITHQGFIKRTALSGYRRQGRGGKGVRGAGTREDDYVERLFVASTHHYLLFFTNQGRCYWLKVFEIPEGGRASRGRSIRNLIQIGQQEQIRAIVAVKTLQDPAYVDRHYILMATRQGMVKKTPLEQYSRPRRDGIIALDIRPGDELIEAKLTDGTHEIVLATRSGRAIRFSEREVRPMGRVAAGVKGIELEEPDDAVVGMVAVRRSGVSLLTVSERGYGKRSPLEEYRVQARGGKGVITMRVTDKTGPVIALREVTDSDELMLITVQGTVIRMPIRDIREMGRNTQGVRLIKLADGDAIADVTPFVPEEEAEAETST encoded by the coding sequence ATGTTGGACAACAACAGCCGCGAGCGCGTCATCCCGATTTCGATCGAAGAGGAGATGAAGACGGCCTACATCGATTATGCGATGTCCGTCATCGTCTCCCGTGCGCTGCCGGATGTGCGCGATGGGCTTAAGCCTGTGCAACGGCGCATCCTTTATGCCATGTCCGAATTGGGGCTCGGACACAACCGGCCCTACAAGAAAAGCGCCCGCGTGGTGGGCGAGGTCCTGGGTAAGTACCACCCCCACGGGGATGCGGCCGTCTACGATACGATGGTCCGCATGGCGCAGGACTTCTCGATGCGCTACCCCTTAGTGGACGGGCAGGGCAATTTCGGATCCCTTGACGGCGATGCCGCGGCGGCGATGCGCTACACCGAGGTGCGTCTTACCCGGCTAGCCGAAGAGATGCTGCGGGATATCGCCAAGGACACGGTCGATTTTAGCCCGAATTTCGACGATTCTCTGCAAGAGCCCGCTGTGCTCCCGGCTCTACCTCCGAACCTGCTTTTGAACGGCGCCAGCGGCATCGCCGTCGGCATGGCGACGAACATACCCCCCCATAACCTGCAAGAGGTCGTCGACGGGATCATCGCCTACATCGACAACCGGGACATCGGCAACGAAGAGCTGTTGCGCTACATCAAGGGGCCCGATTTTCCCACAGGGGGCATCATCTACGGCTACGACGGGGTCCGAGAGGCCTACACAACCGGAAAGGGCAAGATCACCGTGCGGGCTCGGGCCCAAGTCGAGACCCAGCGTGGGGGGCGCGCGGCGATCGTGGTCACGGAGATCCCCTATCTGGTCAACAAGGCGCAGCTTATCGAAAAGATCGCGCAGCTTGTTCGGGACCGAAAGCTCGACGGCATAGCGGATATCCGGGATGAGTCCGATCGCGACGGGCTGCGCGTCGTCTTCGAACTGAAGCGCGAGGCCGACCCGACGGTCGTGCTCAACAACCTCTACAAGCACACGGCCCTGCAGTCGACTTTCGGGGTGATCTTGCTCGCCCTGGTCGGCGGCAAACCCAAGGTGCTCACGCTCCGGGATCTGATCGCCCACTACGTTGAGCACCGGCACGAGGTCGTGCTGCGCCGCACCCGCTTTGAGCTGGCCGAAGCCGAGGAGCGGGCGCACCTGTTGGAGGGCCTCAAGATAGCCCTCCGTCACCTGGATGCGGTCATCCAGACCATCCGCAGCGCGCCCGATGTGCCCACAGCCCAGGAGCGTCTCATGGAGCGCTTTGGGCTTTCGGAGCGGCAGGCCCGGGCCATTTTGGAGATGCGCCTGCAGCGGCTGACCGGTCTGGAACGCCAAAAAATCGAACAGGAGTACAAAGAAACGCTGCAGCTCATCGAGCGGCTGCGGGCCATTCTGGAACAGGAGCCGCTGCGCATGGAGCTGATCAAGGAGGAGCTGCGCGAGCTTCGAGAGCGCTACGGGGATGCGCGTCGCACGGAGATCGTCTACACGGCCGAGGACTTCCGCGTAGAGGACATGATCGCCGACGAGGACGTGGTCGTTACGATCACGCATCAGGGCTTTATCAAGCGCACGGCCCTTTCGGGCTATCGGCGTCAGGGGCGCGGCGGCAAGGGCGTACGCGGAGCGGGCACGCGCGAGGACGATTACGTGGAGCGTCTGTTTGTAGCCAGTACGCACCACTACCTGTTGTTCTTCACCAATCAAGGCCGATGCTACTGGCTCAAGGTCTTCGAAATCCCCGAAGGCGGGCGGGCTTCGCGCGGCCGTTCTATTCGCAACCTGATCCAAATCGGCCAACAGGAACAGATCCGCGCCATCGTGGCCGTCAAGACCCTGCAGGATCCCGCTTACGTCGATCGGCATTACATCTTGATGGCCACCCGTCAGGGTATGGTCAAGAAGACGCCTCTGGAGCAATACAGCCGGCCCCGTCGAGACGGGATCATCGCCCTGGACATCCGTCCGGGGGACGAACTCATCGAGGCCAAGCTCACCGACGGCACGCATGAGATCGTGCTCGCCACGCGCTCGGGTCGGGCCATCCGGTTCTCGGAACGCGAGGTGCGGCCCATGGGCCGCGTGGCGGCCGGCGTCAAGGGGATCGAACTGGAGGAACCCGATGACGCCGTGGTCGGCATGGTGGCCGTGCGCCGTTCCGGCGTGTCGCTGCTGACCGTAAGCGAGCGCGGATACGGCAAACGCAGCCCCCTGGAGGAGTACCGCGTGCAGGCTAGAGGCGGCAAGGGCGTGATCACGATGCGCGTTACGGACAAAACCGGGCCCGTGATCGCGCTCCGAGAGGTCACCGACTCCGACGAACTCATGCTCATCACCGTTCAGGGCACGGTGATTCGGATGCCCATTCGCGATATCCGGGAGATGGGCCGCAACACCCAGGGCGTGCGGCTCATTAAGCTGGCCGATGGGGACGCAATCGCCGACGTGACCCCTTTTGTGCCCGAAGAAGAGGCAGAGGCCGAGACAAGCACCTGA
- the bamA gene encoding outer membrane protein assembly factor BamA, with amino-acid sequence MGRHRWLCLLLWMLFGALGTVRAQQSGAPEAHPFLEEPRTYQILDILVEGATGPTTRDLVLSTSGLYKGMTIRIPGEAVSNAIRQLYRLGMFSDVQVRLERSVGDGAFLVIAVREEPRLEDYEIRGVKRGEREELRKRLVLARGTSVSRSTIGRAQRVIAEYFEKKGHLQVRVTARADSVVGKPGYVRLSFDVDKGPSVEVKRILVEGNRAMSDAWVRRRLKKTKQDAWWRFWGRAKFDPMDLREDLANLIEAYAEQGFRDARVLRDTVYYDSTRAGLVVALSLYEGPRYYVRRIEWRGNTVYTDAQLTEVLGFKPGERYNAKKLQRNLQFNPNGLDVYGLYQNNGYLFFNAQLEERVVAPDSVDLIFELYEGEIATIRRVLITGNTKTKEHVIRRELRTLPGDKFSREAIQRSVRELAVLGFFEPEQIRPDYQVDPERKTVDLTYSVVEKGGDQLELSGSYGGRYIGLILGLRLAFNNFSIQDITRAKAWRPLPSGDGQKLSLSVQVAGRNYQAYSISFTEPWFRGRPMPAGFSLYHNRRTFGLYDYYYYDLYGLPLPPDSLLQQRNEHFHTTGVSLSLGRRLSWPDDFFQLSHALSYQIYDVRLQGSTYYYGLPNGVHQTVSLRQTLSRSSIDNPFFPRTGSEMTLTVDLAPPLPGFIQYHKWRLGLKWNVPIIGNLVLGTALDYGYLGSFRKGERSPFERFYIGGTILEAQQFFGQDIVFMRGYRGGSQLISPRTQDGPIGGTILNKYSAELRYPLVQTQQLNLFPYVFVDAGNTWLDFASYVPTQLYRSAGLGVRLFLPILGLLDLNYGYAFDRIPGVTRPGWVFQFSIGPQF; translated from the coding sequence ATGGGTCGCCATCGCTGGCTATGCCTGCTCTTATGGATGCTTTTTGGGGCGCTGGGGACGGTACGCGCGCAGCAAAGCGGCGCCCCGGAGGCGCACCCTTTTCTGGAAGAGCCGCGCACTTACCAGATCTTGGATATCCTAGTCGAAGGGGCCACAGGCCCCACGACTCGGGATCTGGTCCTGAGCACTAGCGGCCTATACAAGGGCATGACGATTCGCATTCCCGGAGAGGCCGTCTCGAACGCCATCCGCCAGCTGTATCGGTTGGGGATGTTTTCCGATGTGCAGGTGCGCCTGGAGCGCAGCGTGGGCGATGGCGCTTTTCTTGTGATCGCGGTGCGTGAGGAGCCCCGACTGGAGGATTACGAGATCCGCGGCGTCAAGCGGGGCGAGCGTGAGGAGCTGCGCAAGCGGCTTGTGCTCGCACGCGGTACCTCTGTGTCCCGCAGCACGATCGGGCGCGCCCAACGTGTGATTGCGGAATACTTCGAGAAGAAAGGTCATCTGCAGGTTCGCGTAACGGCTCGAGCCGACTCCGTGGTGGGCAAGCCGGGTTACGTGCGCTTGAGCTTTGACGTGGACAAGGGCCCAAGCGTAGAGGTCAAGCGTATTCTCGTGGAAGGCAACCGGGCGATGTCCGACGCCTGGGTGCGCCGCCGGCTAAAGAAGACCAAACAGGACGCCTGGTGGCGCTTCTGGGGCCGGGCCAAGTTCGATCCGATGGATCTCCGGGAGGACTTGGCCAACCTGATCGAGGCCTACGCCGAGCAGGGGTTTCGCGATGCGCGCGTACTCCGGGATACCGTCTACTACGACTCGACCCGGGCCGGTCTTGTGGTGGCGCTCAGCCTCTATGAGGGGCCCCGCTACTACGTGCGCCGCATCGAGTGGCGTGGCAACACGGTCTACACCGACGCGCAGCTAACCGAGGTCCTGGGCTTTAAGCCCGGGGAGCGTTACAACGCCAAAAAGCTGCAGCGGAATCTGCAGTTCAACCCCAACGGGTTGGACGTATACGGGCTTTATCAGAACAACGGGTATCTGTTTTTCAACGCCCAGCTTGAGGAGCGCGTGGTGGCGCCGGATTCGGTGGATCTGATCTTTGAACTCTACGAGGGGGAGATCGCCACCATCCGGCGCGTGCTCATTACGGGCAATACGAAGACGAAGGAGCACGTCATCCGGCGGGAGCTGCGCACCCTGCCCGGAGATAAGTTCAGCCGAGAGGCCATCCAACGTAGCGTGCGCGAGCTGGCCGTGCTGGGCTTCTTTGAGCCGGAGCAGATCCGGCCCGATTATCAGGTGGATCCCGAGCGCAAGACGGTCGATTTGACGTACTCCGTAGTGGAAAAGGGGGGCGATCAGCTGGAGCTCTCCGGATCCTATGGCGGGCGCTACATCGGGCTGATCCTGGGCCTGCGGCTGGCCTTCAACAACTTCTCTATTCAGGACATCACGCGCGCCAAAGCCTGGCGGCCTCTGCCCTCCGGAGACGGGCAAAAGCTCAGCCTGTCCGTACAGGTGGCGGGCCGCAACTACCAGGCCTATTCGATCAGCTTTACTGAGCCCTGGTTTCGGGGTCGGCCTATGCCGGCGGGTTTTAGCTTGTACCACAACCGCCGCACCTTTGGGCTGTATGACTACTATTACTACGACCTCTATGGCCTGCCCTTGCCCCCAGATAGCCTGCTACAGCAGCGCAACGAACACTTCCACACCACTGGGGTGTCGCTCAGCTTAGGCCGCCGCCTGTCGTGGCCAGACGATTTCTTCCAGCTCAGCCACGCGCTGAGCTATCAGATTTACGACGTGCGCCTACAGGGCTCTACCTACTACTACGGGCTTCCGAATGGGGTGCACCAGACCGTAAGCCTACGGCAGACGTTGAGCCGAAGCTCCATCGATAACCCCTTCTTCCCCCGAACGGGCTCTGAGATGACGCTCACGGTTGACCTGGCCCCTCCGCTTCCGGGTTTCATCCAGTATCACAAGTGGCGTCTGGGTTTGAAATGGAACGTGCCCATTATTGGCAATCTGGTGCTGGGCACCGCGCTTGATTACGGCTATCTGGGCTCCTTCCGCAAAGGGGAGCGCAGCCCCTTTGAGCGTTTCTACATCGGCGGCACGATCTTGGAGGCCCAGCAGTTCTTCGGCCAAGATATCGTCTTTATGCGAGGCTACCGAGGCGGCTCGCAGCTGATCTCGCCGCGAACCCAAGATGGACCCATAGGGGGGACGATTCTCAACAAATACTCGGCTGAGCTGCGCTACCCCCTGGTGCAGACCCAACAGCTCAACCTGTTCCCGTACGTATTCGTGGATGCCGGCAACACCTGGTTGGATTTCGCCTCCTACGTGCCGACGCAGCTGTATCGGTCCGCCGGCTTGGGGGTGCGGCTGTTTTTACCTATTCTGGGCCTGCTGGATCTGAACTACGGCTATGCCTTTGACCGCATTCCGGGGGTGACTCGCCCGGGCTGGGTGTTCCAATTCAGCATTGGGCCGCAGTTTTAG
- a CDS encoding glycosyl transferase: MARIVYALSGEGRGHTSRALAIAEALELEGHEVLYCAGGVAYEILTELNKPVLRVPALEHVVYNNTLRPWRTLWHNLPHLLRSGRLIRDLARSLEAFQAEWLINDFEYFSGRAAALLGLPVVGFNRQQILTEARYPIPWRWRLNAALVGAVVRWIAPPQAVLTLIPTFLPLPLRRPERVRLVPPVIRSAVLRAEPAEGEHVLVYINRSRGAEKLLRLLERFAEVPFHVYGFSEAIAVARNVKMRPSSLEGFLRDLASARAVIATAGFTLISEALYLGKPLLALPNRGIFEQTLNAWQLAQAGFGAAVVGRDPTLEDISGFLARWAAYKSAIQRRFEAGNPEVLRVLTALWGPERPEPVLSGLRGSVY; encoded by the coding sequence GTGGCGCGCATCGTATATGCGCTCAGCGGCGAAGGTCGGGGACACACCTCCCGGGCATTAGCTATAGCCGAGGCCTTGGAGCTCGAGGGCCATGAGGTGCTTTATTGCGCTGGCGGGGTGGCCTACGAGATCTTGACCGAGCTCAACAAGCCGGTGCTGCGGGTCCCCGCGCTGGAGCACGTCGTCTACAACAACACCTTAAGGCCTTGGCGCACGCTATGGCATAACCTGCCTCACCTGCTCAGGTCCGGTCGGCTGATCCGCGATTTGGCTCGGTCTCTGGAGGCCTTTCAAGCCGAGTGGCTGATCAACGATTTCGAATACTTCAGCGGCCGGGCGGCGGCCTTGTTGGGGCTACCCGTAGTGGGGTTCAATCGGCAGCAGATCCTCACCGAAGCCCGTTATCCGATACCCTGGCGATGGCGTTTGAACGCGGCCCTGGTTGGTGCGGTGGTGCGCTGGATCGCCCCGCCTCAGGCCGTGCTCACGTTGATCCCGACTTTTCTGCCCCTGCCCCTGCGGCGGCCGGAGCGGGTTCGGCTCGTGCCCCCTGTGATCCGATCCGCTGTGTTGCGGGCTGAGCCCGCCGAGGGGGAACACGTCCTGGTCTACATAAATCGGAGCCGGGGGGCCGAGAAGCTGTTGCGCCTGCTGGAGCGCTTTGCGGAGGTCCCCTTTCACGTATACGGGTTTTCGGAGGCCATCGCCGTGGCTCGGAACGTGAAGATGCGCCCCTCATCCCTGGAGGGGTTTTTGCGGGATCTGGCTTCGGCGCGCGCCGTGATTGCCACGGCGGGTTTTACGCTGATCTCCGAGGCCCTGTACCTGGGTAAGCCCTTGTTGGCGCTTCCGAACAGGGGCATCTTCGAGCAGACGCTTAACGCCTGGCAGCTCGCGCAGGCCGGTTTCGGAGCCGCCGTGGTCGGCCGCGATCCGACGCTAGAGGACATATCCGGTTTCTTGGCCCGCTGGGCCGCATACAAGAGCGCCATTCAACGGCGTTTTGAGGCGGGCAACCCGGAAGTGCTTCGGGTCCTGACCGCCCTCTGGGGCCCCGAGAGGCCCGAACCGGTTTTGTCCGGTCTAAGGGGGTCTGTATATTAA
- a CDS encoding DedA family protein — translation MDVAEWVSLLSRLSPLWLYVAIWAVAYLENLLPPIPGDVVVVFGGYLAGLGVLNVWSLWLGAVACSTLGFVTMYRIGYRVGPVLLSRPRLLFVSERHLRAAQRWFHRYGIVAVVLNRFLSGTRSVISLVAGMAHMPFGPVTVAAFLSTLFWTGLLVGLGYWLGERWELVGEYLRQYGRVVLLLLALLGLGYAVRLWLRRGRGAEQG, via the coding sequence ATGGACGTTGCCGAGTGGGTGAGCCTGCTGAGCCGGCTGTCCCCCTTGTGGTTATATGTGGCCATCTGGGCGGTGGCGTATCTGGAGAACCTATTGCCCCCTATTCCGGGAGACGTGGTGGTGGTTTTCGGGGGGTATCTGGCCGGTTTGGGGGTGCTAAACGTCTGGAGCCTCTGGCTAGGGGCTGTCGCCTGTAGCACCTTGGGCTTTGTGACGATGTATCGGATCGGCTACCGGGTGGGCCCGGTCCTGCTGAGCCGACCGCGGCTGTTGTTTGTATCCGAGCGGCACCTGCGGGCGGCGCAGCGGTGGTTTCATCGCTATGGGATCGTAGCGGTGGTGCTGAATCGTTTTTTAAGCGGCACTCGCTCGGTGATTTCGCTTGTGGCCGGTATGGCGCATATGCCCTTTGGTCCCGTAACGGTTGCGGCGTTCTTGAGCACACTCTTCTGGACGGGTCTGTTAGTGGGACTGGGCTATTGGCTGGGGGAGCGCTGGGAGCTCGTAGGGGAGTATTTACGCCAGTACGGCCGGGTTGTGCTGTTGCTGCTGGCCTTGCTTGGGCTTGGTTACGCCGTGCGGCTCTGGCTTCGTCGGGGGCGTGGGGCTGAGCAGGGCTAG
- the gyrB gene encoding DNA topoisomerase (ATP-hydrolyzing) subunit B, which yields MSTPEAVSQYTAESITILEGLEAVRRRPAMYIGDVGPRGLHHLIYEVVDNSIDEALAGFCDRIEVVLHDDGSCSVTDNGRGIPVDIHPTEGRPAVEVVMTKLHAGGKFDKKTYKVSGGLHGVGVSCVNALSEWLEVEVHRDGHIWRQRYERGRPVTDLVIAGKSRRTGTRVRFLPDKLIFKHTQFRFDTVAERLRELAFLNPTVRITLLDERESPPLREEYHYKGGIREFVRFLDENRTPLHQPIIYLAGEQDGVPIEIAMQYNDSYVENVLSYVNNINTHEGGTHVTGFRKALTRTLKAYAEKNGLLRNVKFELAGEDFREGLTAVISIKVAEPQFEGQTKTKLGNSEVQSAVEVFVNERLADFLEQHPRVARAILQKVLLAAQAREAARRARELVQRKNVLSGSGLPGKLADCAISDPRHCELFLVEGDSAGGSAKQARDRRFQAVLPLRGKILNVEKARLDKVLENEEIRNIAIALGCGIGTSEEEIDLSGLRYHKIVLMTDADVDGSHIRTLLLTFFFRYLRPLIENGYVYIALPPLYRIKAGKEEWYAWTDEERDELLRRLEQEKRREQATVQRYKGLGEMNPEQLWATTMDPERRLLEQVTIESAAAADHLFSILMGEAVEPRRRFIEQNAKYANLDV from the coding sequence ATGAGCACGCCCGAAGCCGTATCGCAGTACACAGCGGAATCCATTACGATCCTGGAAGGCCTAGAGGCCGTGCGCCGACGGCCGGCCATGTACATCGGGGATGTGGGCCCGCGTGGCCTGCATCACCTGATCTACGAGGTCGTGGACAACTCCATCGACGAGGCCCTGGCCGGCTTTTGCGACCGCATTGAGGTTGTGCTGCACGACGACGGTTCCTGTTCCGTAACGGACAACGGCCGCGGCATTCCCGTCGACATCCATCCCACCGAGGGCCGACCCGCCGTGGAGGTCGTTATGACCAAGCTGCACGCGGGCGGCAAGTTCGACAAAAAGACCTATAAGGTCTCCGGTGGCCTACACGGGGTGGGAGTCTCCTGCGTAAACGCTCTTTCGGAATGGCTCGAAGTCGAAGTGCATCGCGACGGGCACATTTGGCGGCAGCGTTACGAGCGCGGTCGTCCCGTAACGGACCTGGTGATCGCGGGCAAAAGCCGGCGTACGGGCACGCGGGTCCGGTTTCTGCCGGACAAGCTCATCTTCAAGCACACCCAGTTTCGCTTCGACACCGTGGCCGAGCGGCTGCGGGAGCTGGCTTTTCTGAACCCCACCGTTCGGATCACGCTCCTGGATGAGCGCGAAAGCCCTCCGCTACGGGAAGAATACCACTACAAGGGGGGCATCCGCGAGTTTGTGCGGTTCTTGGATGAAAACCGCACCCCGCTGCATCAGCCCATCATTTACCTGGCCGGCGAACAGGACGGCGTGCCCATCGAGATCGCCATGCAGTATAACGACTCCTATGTGGAGAACGTGCTTTCGTACGTAAACAACATCAACACGCACGAAGGGGGCACGCACGTTACGGGCTTTCGCAAAGCCCTTACGCGCACGCTCAAGGCTTATGCCGAGAAAAACGGGCTGCTGCGCAACGTCAAATTTGAGCTGGCGGGCGAGGATTTCCGCGAAGGCCTAACGGCCGTCATCTCCATTAAGGTGGCCGAGCCGCAGTTTGAGGGCCAGACGAAGACGAAGCTCGGCAATTCCGAGGTGCAGAGCGCGGTAGAGGTCTTTGTCAACGAGCGGCTGGCCGATTTCTTGGAGCAGCACCCGCGCGTGGCGCGCGCCATTCTGCAGAAGGTGCTGTTGGCCGCTCAGGCCCGCGAAGCGGCCCGACGGGCCCGGGAACTGGTGCAGCGCAAAAACGTGCTCTCCGGATCCGGGCTGCCGGGCAAGCTGGCCGACTGCGCGATCTCCGATCCGCGGCACTGCGAGCTGTTCCTGGTGGAGGGCGATTCGGCTGGCGGTTCGGCTAAGCAGGCCCGCGATAGGCGTTTCCAGGCCGTCCTGCCCTTGCGCGGCAAGATCTTGAACGTGGAGAAGGCTCGCTTGGACAAAGTTTTGGAGAACGAGGAGATCCGCAACATCGCCATCGCGTTGGGATGCGGCATCGGGACCTCGGAAGAGGAGATCGACCTAAGCGGCCTGCGCTATCACAAGATCGTCCTCATGACCGATGCCGATGTGGACGGGTCGCACATCCGCACCCTTTTGCTTACGTTTTTCTTCCGCTATCTGCGGCCGCTTATCGAAAACGGATACGTCTACATCGCCCTGCCCCCCCTGTATCGCATCAAGGCGGGCAAGGAAGAATGGTATGCCTGGACCGATGAGGAGCGCGATGAGCTCCTGCGGCGCCTGGAGCAGGAAAAACGTCGAGAACAGGCGACCGTGCAGCGCTACAAGGGTCTGGGCGAGATGAACCCGGAGCAGCTCTGGGCCACCACCATGGATCCGGAGCGGCGTCTATTGGAGCAGGTTACGATCGAAAGCGCGGCGGCGGCCGATCACCTCTTCTCCATCCTCATGGGCGAGGCCGTGGAGCCGCGTCGGCGCTTTATCGAGCAAAACGCCAAGTACGCCAATCTAGACGTCTAA